TCGGTGATGGCGCGCTCGGTGGCGAGGCGCTCGATGGAGGAGGCGCCGAAGAAGCCGGCGACGCCCCGGGTGTGCTGGAGCACGTACTGCGCGTCCTCCGGTTCGGCGATGGG
This genomic interval from Bacillota bacterium contains the following:
- a CDS encoding phosphoenolpyruvate hydrolase family protein, producing the protein PIAEPEDAQYVLQHTRGVAGFFGASSIERLATERAITEQASRFKAIRF